A region of Allocoleopsis franciscana PCC 7113 DNA encodes the following proteins:
- the dusA gene encoding tRNA dihydrouridine(20/20a) synthase DusA, translating into MSHLDTAIFTNPVSTEYTLTLDGNPLSVAPMMDRTDRHFRYFMRQITQRTLLYTEMVTSAAILHGDKEHLLGFSPEEKPLALQVGGDNSEELAECARIAENMGYDEINLNVGCPSDRVQNGNFGACLMAQPERVAKAVEAMIEAVNIPVTVKHRIGIDECDRYEDMVNFVRIVSDAGCQRFTVHARKAWLQGLSPKENRDIPPLRYGDVHRLKQEFPHLFVEINGGFTNLQQVKEQLKLVDAVMIGRAAYDNPYLFATADSEIYGEEGTPLTRHEVAEVMCSYIDLWVAKGLKLNKITRHMLQLFSGQPGSRAWKRHLTENSCILGAGSEVVREALMKVSESAAVVSVI; encoded by the coding sequence ATGTCCCATCTCGACACAGCCATTTTTACCAATCCGGTTAGCACTGAATACACACTTACCCTAGACGGTAACCCCTTAAGTGTTGCGCCGATGATGGATCGCACCGATCGCCACTTTCGCTATTTCATGCGGCAAATCACCCAGCGCACCCTACTCTATACCGAGATGGTCACCAGTGCGGCAATTCTACATGGCGACAAAGAACATCTACTCGGTTTCTCCCCGGAAGAAAAACCCCTAGCGCTTCAAGTCGGGGGCGATAACTCTGAAGAATTAGCGGAATGTGCGCGAATTGCCGAGAATATGGGCTACGACGAGATTAACCTCAATGTCGGTTGTCCAAGCGATCGCGTACAAAATGGCAACTTTGGGGCTTGCCTGATGGCGCAACCGGAACGGGTAGCAAAGGCTGTAGAAGCGATGATTGAGGCGGTGAATATCCCTGTTACGGTCAAGCATCGCATTGGGATTGATGAGTGCGATCGCTATGAGGATATGGTTAACTTTGTCCGTATTGTCTCGGATGCAGGCTGTCAGCGTTTTACTGTGCACGCCCGCAAGGCTTGGCTTCAGGGTTTAAGCCCCAAGGAAAATCGGGATATTCCCCCTTTGCGTTATGGTGATGTGCATCGTCTCAAGCAAGAATTTCCTCATTTATTCGTTGAAATTAACGGGGGATTCACTAATTTACAACAGGTGAAAGAACAGCTAAAACTTGTGGATGCGGTGATGATTGGACGTGCGGCTTACGACAATCCTTACTTGTTTGCAACGGCTGATTCTGAGATTTACGGTGAGGAAGGTACACCTTTAACTCGTCATGAAGTCGCTGAAGTGATGTGTTCCTATATTGATTTGTGGGTAGCAAAGGGACTGAAGCTGAATAAAATTACCCGACACATGCTGCAATTGTTTTCAGGACAACCGGGAAGTAGAGCTTGGAAGCGTCATTTAACGGAAAATTCGTGTATTCTTGGCGCAGGTTCTGAGGTGGTGCGCGAAGCTTTGATGAAAGTGTCTGAATCTGCGGCAGTGGTGAGTGTGATTTGA
- a CDS encoding N-acetylmannosamine-6-phosphate 2-epimerase, which translates to MVANSNNLIPSFLKGLIVSCQAPIDSPLHDPLVIAAMAQASVNQGAVAVRIDTPAHVQAVRRQCPKTPIIGLWKQQLPGFDVYITPQFHHAEAIASAGADIIAIDATLRQRPGGETIETIIERIHDELGKLVMADVDTIESAIASQKAGADIVGTTLYGYTAQTQHLSPPGFDLLSQIVEQLDVPVICEGGIASPQMAQEALKRGAYAVVVGTAITGIDLQVKAYQKAIIDVSPAP; encoded by the coding sequence ATGGTAGCGAATTCTAATAATCTAATTCCAAGTTTTTTGAAGGGTTTAATTGTTTCTTGTCAAGCCCCTATTGACTCACCTTTACACGACCCCTTGGTGATTGCCGCTATGGCACAGGCGTCTGTAAATCAGGGTGCTGTCGCCGTTCGGATTGATACTCCAGCTCATGTTCAGGCAGTACGTCGGCAATGTCCAAAGACTCCAATTATTGGGTTATGGAAACAGCAGTTACCAGGGTTTGACGTTTATATTACTCCTCAGTTTCACCATGCAGAAGCGATCGCATCGGCGGGTGCGGATATCATTGCGATTGATGCGACATTACGTCAACGCCCTGGTGGAGAAACGATTGAGACGATAATTGAGCGTATTCACGATGAACTGGGTAAGCTGGTGATGGCAGATGTGGATACGATTGAAAGTGCGATCGCATCCCAAAAAGCAGGTGCTGATATCGTCGGTACCACTCTCTACGGCTACACGGCTCAAACTCAACACCTCTCTCCCCCTGGCTTTGACTTGCTCAGTCAGATCGTAGAGCAGTTGGATGTTCCCGTCATTTGTGAGGGCGGTATTGCCTCACCCCAAATGGCTCAAGAAGCCTTGAAACGAGGAGCCTATGCTGTTGTGGTGGGTACAGCGATTACTGGGATTGATTTGCAAGTCAAAGCTTATCAAAAAGCGATCATTGATGTCTCACCTGCCCCATAA
- a CDS encoding mucoidy inhibitor MuiA family protein — protein MSDDKTPSVYEPLTSRIDKVKVYAAGATVTRVADLQLDAGEIPEQVEMAGLPLALDDSSVRVRVESALGASTAIATDVRIGLAVPPRQAVQNSPTDEEVREAKAEVQQLEDAIALIENEIAILYQLDVPERPDGEEGKAPPPSPLTARLALTNFKDEQVRARITEKRETTEKLRQAQEHLDDLLQKQARASNAKEVRPHELRKTVVVRLSNEGEPSTLAGQRLVVEYFVPGARWTPTYICRLDSTGNQATVAVRALICQRTGEDWSGVSLELSTAEPLSWCELPELPSLRLGRAQPRLKTSGWRLPPVGAEILFEDFDRQKQVAISAVSVHSVLTDIPSPSVPPLPNLAVEVLKHQGIDATQVPKKMSQSPLDTQEIFERSQELRKASFSQQRRRQRVELTTDEPSAPRDEFDITLMSPGMIDAGEYSGYAESMPAAAPAVFRSPSRPKTAAFHESRQAQVREEEDALTNLLAYSLMRMGAADEPTQRGKLSIEQRQEVYLEILKRRNVVVSFNVLTIVQQAAIDARNCIYINLPPGGINVRQVAGSFDYAYSADGRIDVPSDGEFHSVALTSNSTDVDLRYVVVPREDTNVFRIAQLKNPLQAPLLAGPADVYVDGEYILSTKITTVPPKGQMELGLGVEQAIKVARNTSYQEVRSGETLVAFNELRHNIQIDIANRLPRDAAIEVRERIPIPDADAKVDVQIDRASPEWEKYEQQERGIPIRGGYRWRVQVPGGEQTKLSVQYTIKTFVDSELIGGNRRE, from the coding sequence ATGTCTGACGATAAGACGCCAAGCGTCTACGAACCACTGACTTCCAGAATTGACAAAGTAAAAGTCTATGCAGCAGGTGCAACGGTTACTCGTGTCGCTGACTTACAGCTAGACGCAGGCGAAATCCCAGAACAGGTTGAAATGGCGGGATTACCGCTAGCACTGGATGATAGCAGCGTTCGGGTGCGTGTGGAATCTGCATTGGGCGCGAGTACGGCAATTGCCACTGATGTTCGGATTGGTTTAGCGGTTCCCCCACGCCAAGCCGTACAAAATTCACCAACCGATGAGGAGGTGCGGGAAGCGAAGGCTGAGGTACAACAGCTTGAGGATGCGATCGCTTTAATTGAAAATGAAATCGCCATCCTCTATCAACTAGATGTACCAGAACGCCCCGATGGGGAAGAAGGGAAAGCTCCCCCGCCTTCGCCTCTGACGGCTAGACTCGCCTTGACGAACTTTAAGGATGAACAAGTTCGTGCCCGCATCACAGAAAAGCGCGAAACGACGGAAAAGTTACGCCAAGCGCAAGAACATCTCGACGACTTACTGCAAAAACAGGCTCGTGCTTCTAATGCTAAAGAGGTTCGCCCCCATGAGCTTCGCAAGACAGTCGTTGTTCGGTTAAGTAACGAGGGTGAACCCAGTACCCTTGCAGGGCAAAGGTTAGTTGTAGAGTATTTTGTCCCAGGCGCACGTTGGACACCGACTTATATTTGCCGTTTGGATAGTACGGGAAATCAGGCAACAGTAGCAGTACGAGCCTTAATTTGTCAGCGCACGGGTGAAGATTGGTCGGGAGTCAGCTTGGAACTTTCGACGGCTGAACCCCTGTCATGGTGTGAGTTGCCCGAATTGCCCTCTCTACGGCTTGGACGCGCTCAACCCAGGTTAAAAACATCGGGCTGGCGTCTTCCTCCGGTTGGTGCTGAGATTTTGTTTGAGGATTTTGATCGGCAGAAACAGGTAGCGATTTCTGCTGTATCTGTGCACTCCGTCCTCACGGATATCCCTTCCCCAAGCGTGCCACCGTTACCCAATTTGGCTGTAGAAGTTCTGAAACATCAGGGAATTGACGCCACACAAGTCCCAAAAAAAATGAGTCAGTCACCCTTGGACACACAAGAAATCTTTGAGAGAAGTCAGGAACTCCGCAAAGCTTCCTTTTCCCAGCAGAGGAGACGGCAGCGAGTCGAGTTAACAACCGATGAACCTTCTGCACCACGGGATGAATTTGATATCACCTTGATGTCTCCAGGCATGATCGACGCAGGCGAGTATAGCGGATACGCTGAAAGTATGCCTGCGGCAGCTCCGGCTGTATTTCGATCCCCTTCTAGACCCAAGACAGCCGCATTCCACGAGTCTCGACAAGCACAAGTGAGGGAAGAGGAAGACGCTTTAACCAATCTCCTCGCCTATAGCTTAATGCGGATGGGAGCCGCCGATGAACCAACCCAACGCGGTAAGTTGTCGATTGAGCAACGGCAAGAAGTCTATTTAGAAATCCTCAAACGCCGGAACGTCGTTGTTAGTTTCAATGTACTCACAATAGTGCAACAGGCTGCAATTGATGCACGCAATTGCATTTATATCAATCTACCTCCCGGTGGAATTAATGTGCGACAGGTTGCAGGTTCCTTTGACTATGCCTACAGCGCTGATGGACGTATCGATGTCCCTTCCGATGGTGAATTTCATTCTGTCGCTCTAACGAGTAACTCGACAGATGTGGATTTGCGCTATGTGGTGGTACCCCGCGAGGATACCAATGTCTTCCGCATTGCTCAACTCAAGAACCCCTTACAAGCTCCCCTACTAGCTGGCCCTGCGGATGTGTATGTGGATGGCGAGTATATCTTATCGACTAAGATTACTACAGTGCCACCCAAGGGACAAATGGAGTTAGGTCTAGGGGTTGAGCAAGCCATCAAAGTAGCCCGGAACACGAGTTATCAGGAAGTTCGTTCCGGTGAAACCCTTGTTGCTTTTAACGAACTGCGCCACAACATTCAAATTGATATTGCCAACCGTTTACCCAGAGACGCGGCAATTGAGGTACGGGAACGAATTCCCATCCCTGACGCAGATGCCAAGGTTGATGTGCAAATTGATCGCGCCTCACCGGAGTGGGAGAAATATGAACAACAAGAACGCGGCATACCGATTCGCGGAGGTTACCGTTGGCGAGTACAAGTGCCAGGGGGAGAGCAAACAAAGCTATCAGTACAGTACACAATTAAAACGTTTGTGGATAGTGAGCTAATCGGGGGAAATCGACGGGAATAA
- a CDS encoding mucoidy inhibitor MuiA family protein → MMQAIGQSPNTIQQLTLDAPVATVTLLEDRALVRRVGQVNLTQGLWRIKVENVAPVLSDKSLRAEFTGDYSGARIDDVRVRRQMRVLEEERSEEIKGLLAELRSLQNTFNHLTEDRQHQEYSFEQVGTILAHSLQELPIDAVWGQLDPKSWRDQFQTLFKQLRELRTEILNGYHNQEKLRELLNDLGTRIRALSSPELLYTAHIEADLMVNQAGEYAIAFDYVVPNAMWRPWHQARLLLEEKPSLSFRVDGCVWQRTGEDWKNVDLVFSTARASLGTEPPLLADDPLNVREKSKQIIIETRDQKIQTTGLGAGATPGTVELPGVDDGGEVRNLRPASKATIPSDGRPYRVPIFSFSSEAEVEYVLMPELSCQVVLKSEQTNTAQFPILAGPVDLVRSSEFVGKTSVGFIAPGEKFALGWGPDGAMRVQRTTTQKRKQDHLTKWNTVTTTIELFISNIGAESRTIKTTERVPVSELEQVKVEVIAQKTTDGVQPDENGFCTWHFTLEPYSQLQVTLVYKVSAAPEVQGF, encoded by the coding sequence ATGATGCAAGCCATTGGGCAATCGCCAAACACCATTCAACAACTCACTCTCGATGCACCTGTAGCTACAGTCACGCTCCTAGAAGACCGTGCCTTAGTGCGGCGAGTGGGTCAAGTTAACCTAACACAAGGATTATGGCGAATTAAAGTCGAGAACGTTGCGCCCGTACTTTCTGATAAATCCCTACGTGCCGAGTTTACTGGAGACTATTCAGGGGCAAGAATAGACGATGTTCGCGTTCGCCGCCAGATGCGGGTGTTGGAAGAGGAACGATCCGAAGAAATTAAAGGCTTGCTGGCAGAATTGCGATCGCTGCAAAACACCTTCAACCATCTTACCGAAGACCGCCAACATCAAGAGTATTCCTTTGAGCAAGTCGGCACCATCTTGGCGCATAGTTTGCAGGAACTCCCCATCGATGCCGTTTGGGGACAACTCGACCCGAAATCCTGGCGCGACCAATTTCAAACCCTATTTAAGCAGTTGCGCGAACTGCGTACCGAAATTTTAAACGGTTATCACAATCAGGAAAAGTTAAGGGAGCTCCTTAATGACTTAGGCACCCGAATCCGCGCCCTGTCCAGCCCTGAACTACTCTACACTGCCCACATCGAAGCCGATTTAATGGTGAATCAAGCAGGAGAGTATGCCATTGCTTTCGACTACGTGGTTCCTAATGCCATGTGGCGACCGTGGCACCAAGCCCGTTTGCTGTTAGAAGAAAAGCCCTCTCTCTCCTTTCGCGTCGATGGTTGTGTATGGCAACGCACTGGCGAAGATTGGAAGAATGTGGATTTAGTCTTTTCCACTGCCCGTGCTTCCCTGGGCACCGAACCCCCCTTACTTGCCGATGACCCGTTAAATGTGCGGGAAAAATCCAAACAAATCATCATTGAAACCCGCGACCAAAAAATTCAAACCACTGGACTCGGTGCAGGTGCAACACCGGGTACTGTTGAGCTACCGGGTGTGGATGACGGCGGTGAAGTCCGCAACCTACGACCCGCCAGTAAAGCGACGATTCCCTCTGATGGTCGTCCCTACCGTGTTCCCATCTTCTCCTTCTCCTCAGAAGCGGAGGTGGAGTATGTTTTGATGCCAGAACTGTCTTGTCAGGTTGTCCTTAAAAGCGAGCAGACCAATACCGCCCAATTCCCCATTCTGGCAGGGCCAGTGGATTTAGTGCGCTCATCCGAGTTTGTCGGCAAGACATCGGTCGGATTTATTGCACCCGGAGAGAAGTTTGCCTTGGGATGGGGGCCAGATGGGGCAATGCGTGTGCAACGCACTACAACCCAGAAAAGAAAACAAGACCATCTCACCAAGTGGAATACCGTCACAACCACGATTGAGTTATTTATCTCGAATATTGGAGCAGAGTCAAGGACGATTAAAACCACAGAACGCGTACCCGTTTCAGAGTTGGAACAGGTGAAGGTAGAAGTGATTGCCCAAAAAACGACAGACGGCGTCCAACCAGATGAGAATGGCTTCTGTACGTGGCATTTCACCCTAGAACCCTACTCTCAACTTCAGGTTACTTTAGTCTATAAAGTCTCAGCCGCACCAGAGGTTCAAGGCTTCTAA
- a CDS encoding response regulator, with protein sequence MCLALVVDDDPTQQLIISKLLKKIGLDVIVANDGIEALERVQSTSPVLVILDILMPRMNGYEVCQRLKSNEKTQHLPVLMYSGQEQEFKALMKGNKSGADAYLSKLSHPQELINAIYQLLPKKKKSLPEIEPIRVFK encoded by the coding sequence ATGTGCCTAGCACTTGTTGTAGACGACGACCCCACACAACAACTCATCATCTCCAAACTGCTCAAAAAGATTGGGCTAGATGTCATTGTGGCAAATGATGGCATCGAAGCCCTAGAGCGAGTTCAATCTACCTCTCCAGTCCTCGTAATTTTAGATATTCTGATGCCCCGGATGAATGGCTATGAGGTTTGTCAACGCCTGAAGTCGAATGAAAAAACTCAGCATTTGCCGGTGTTAATGTATTCTGGGCAAGAACAAGAGTTTAAGGCATTGATGAAGGGGAATAAGTCGGGAGCTGATGCTTACCTCTCTAAGCTTTCTCATCCTCAAGAACTGATCAACGCCATTTATCAGTTGTTACCCAAAAAAAAGAAATCTTTACCTGAGATTGAACCCATTAGAGTTTTTAAATGA
- a CDS encoding hybrid sensor histidine kinase/response regulator, which yields MPILGDPRFSRTLPLAMFERLQDLLKQMKSRLGEEALLLTDEKSLSKSATPPEFETQRFAVLLSLRFSVLLVGEPQEPDSVAGYDGQSRLYQVGLTFEPKAIASFLTQLSRHASHPPIALDTLHQSQTRLRTNDPTLQTEFTLSLLEILASGEMSDSAHCPVAVCQPLVDEALCQQIEQERLLNQVTTQIRQSLELPVILETAVEQLRNFLQVDRLLIYQFDEFNCVSAIYPDNIPSTQDKTESLNLRLTSQGSILNSTVYWGRVTYEAKASDAISSVLNLVEKEDCLLQVPNCRTKYRQGLTLSIDDVEAAYPDSSCILELMRRYQVRAKLVTPIIVQEKLWGLLIANQCFQPRHWLENEKIFLKQIAEHLAVAIHQAQLYAQLQQQKTTLEQRVIERTQELRDILQAAQAADRAKSEFLATMSHELRTPLTCVIGMSATLLRWSFGQEGTQQVPLHKQRRYLKTIQESGEHLLELINDILDLSQVEAGKAILNISEFSLNNLAHQTIRTFQEKADLRQLKLEMDLQVKSQSMNGTRRQEDRFCADQRRVKQILFNLLGNAIKFTPSGGKVILRIWREQNWVVFQVEDTGIGIAEEHIPLLFQKFQQLETVYQRNYEGTGLGLALTKQLVELHGGRIEVESVVGQGSFFTVWLPNQPLTSSTSMREAALQKNNFIVQGSIVLVEDQEESATSICEILTAAGYHVVWLIDGSTAFQQIELLQPNVVIVDWQLRGMDGYEVTHCLRNSPSTQQIKILALTTSTITEDQEDELSAFIDDYLLKPVEPLQLLQQVTELMAK from the coding sequence ATGCCTATACTGGGTGATCCAAGATTCAGCCGAACGTTGCCATTGGCTATGTTTGAGCGGCTGCAAGACCTATTAAAGCAGATGAAGTCTAGACTCGGTGAGGAAGCTTTACTCCTGACCGACGAGAAGAGTCTATCTAAGAGTGCAACGCCTCCAGAATTTGAGACTCAGCGGTTTGCTGTTCTGCTGTCATTACGATTCAGTGTACTGCTAGTCGGGGAACCACAAGAGCCAGACTCGGTGGCTGGATATGACGGTCAGTCGAGATTGTATCAGGTTGGGTTGACCTTCGAGCCGAAGGCGATCGCCTCCTTCCTCACCCAACTGAGTCGTCATGCTAGCCATCCTCCTATTGCCTTGGATACGCTACATCAATCCCAGACTCGTCTGCGAACCAATGATCCAACCCTTCAGACTGAATTTACACTCTCATTGCTGGAAATCTTGGCTTCTGGCGAAATGAGTGACTCGGCCCATTGCCCTGTAGCCGTTTGTCAGCCCTTGGTTGACGAGGCACTATGCCAACAGATTGAGCAGGAACGACTCCTGAATCAGGTTACCACCCAAATTCGCCAAAGCCTAGAGTTACCGGTCATTCTGGAAACAGCCGTTGAGCAATTGCGAAATTTTCTTCAGGTTGATCGACTGTTAATCTATCAATTTGATGAATTCAATTGTGTCTCTGCCATCTACCCAGATAACATTCCCTCAACACAAGACAAGACAGAATCATTAAATTTACGTCTTACCTCTCAAGGGTCGATCCTTAACTCTACCGTTTACTGGGGTCGTGTTACCTACGAAGCTAAAGCTTCCGATGCAATTTCTTCCGTCCTGAATTTGGTGGAAAAGGAAGATTGTTTACTTCAGGTACCGAATTGCAGAACAAAATATCGCCAAGGGCTAACTTTAAGTATTGATGATGTCGAAGCCGCTTACCCAGATTCTTCTTGCATCTTAGAGCTGATGCGACGTTATCAGGTTCGCGCTAAGTTGGTTACACCCATTATCGTTCAGGAAAAGTTATGGGGTTTACTCATTGCCAACCAGTGTTTTCAGCCGCGCCATTGGCTGGAAAATGAAAAAATATTTCTCAAACAGATTGCAGAACATCTGGCTGTCGCCATTCACCAAGCCCAGTTGTATGCTCAGTTACAGCAGCAAAAAACGACCCTTGAACAACGGGTGATCGAGCGCACACAAGAACTTCGTGATATCTTACAAGCGGCTCAAGCGGCTGATCGAGCTAAGAGTGAATTTCTGGCTACAATGAGTCATGAATTACGGACGCCTTTGACCTGTGTGATTGGAATGTCGGCGACGCTGTTACGCTGGTCTTTTGGTCAAGAAGGTACACAACAAGTTCCTCTGCACAAACAGCGACGCTATTTGAAAACGATTCAAGAGAGTGGGGAACATTTATTAGAGCTAATTAACGATATTTTGGATTTGTCTCAAGTTGAGGCAGGGAAAGCTATTTTGAACATTAGCGAGTTTTCTCTAAATAACTTGGCTCACCAAACAATCAGAACTTTTCAGGAAAAAGCAGACCTTCGCCAACTCAAGTTGGAAATGGATTTGCAAGTTAAATCACAAAGTATGAACGGCACACGGCGGCAGGAAGATCGCTTTTGTGCCGATCAACGCCGGGTTAAGCAAATTCTGTTTAATCTCTTAGGCAATGCCATCAAATTTACTCCCTCAGGGGGTAAGGTGATTCTACGAATCTGGCGAGAGCAGAATTGGGTTGTCTTTCAAGTTGAAGACACGGGTATCGGTATTGCAGAAGAACACATACCCTTACTGTTTCAAAAGTTTCAGCAGTTAGAAACGGTATATCAACGTAACTATGAAGGAACCGGTCTGGGTTTAGCGTTGACGAAACAATTGGTAGAACTCCATGGAGGCCGAATTGAAGTTGAATCTGTAGTGGGTCAGGGTTCTTTTTTTACGGTTTGGTTGCCCAATCAACCTTTAACGTCTTCTACTTCTATGAGAGAAGCTGCTCTTCAAAAGAACAATTTTATTGTTCAAGGCAGTATTGTCTTAGTGGAAGATCAGGAAGAAAGTGCAACATCGATCTGCGAAATTCTCACCGCCGCTGGTTATCATGTGGTTTGGTTGATTGATGGTTCCACAGCCTTCCAGCAGATTGAATTGCTTCAACCCAATGTTGTCATTGTCGATTGGCAATTACGGGGAATGGATGGTTATGAGGTCACCCATTGTCTACGTAACTCCCCTTCTACTCAACAAATCAAAATTCTCGCTTTAACCACGTCCACCATTACTGAAGACCAAGAGGACGAACTTAGTGCTTTTATTGATGATTACTTGCTTAAACCTGTCGAACCTTTACAGTTATTACAGCAAGTGACAGAATTGATGGCAAAGTAG